Within Bdellovibrio sp. ArHS, the genomic segment GGAATTTTATTGATCTCAGTGATGTCACGTCCTTTGGACGAGACAATCCCTTTTGTCATCGAGTGGCCGTGGCCAAAGGGATTCCCGAAGGCTGCGACCCATTCACCGACCTCAAGATCTTTCGAAGAACCCAGAACCGCATAAGGAAGTTTTTCCCCCGCTTTGGGAGTGATTTTGATTAAAGCAATGTCCGTTCTTTCGTCACTGCCGATCAGGGTCGCTTCATAGACGTCTTTAGATTTTTCATTCAGTTGCACATTGATCACATCCGCACCAGCAATCACGTGGTTGTTGGTGATGATCAGACCGTCCTCACGAATGATAAAGCCGGTGCCCAAGCCCATTTGTTGGGGGCGCTGTTGCTGCTGAGGTTGTTGCATGCGAAAGCCATAAAGCTGTTCAAGCATATCCAACATCGGGTCACGGCGCCCGGGCATGTTCTTTGGAAGAGCTGTCGTCGAGATGTTGACGACGGCGGGGTTGACGGCCTTGGCAAGCTCGACAAATAAATTTCCTGGCAACGGATCGCTGAGTTTTAATTTGGGGGCATCTTTTGGCAAAACAGTTTGCGCTTCCGTCACCGGTGTAGTCAGGGACACCGCAAGAAGCAGAATCAAGAACTTCTTCATAACAAAGTCTCCTTTAGATGGACACATACTTCATTTGCAAATCACTAATTAAGTTTTCCAAAAATTTGGTTTCATCGCCAGTCAGATTTCCTTTGGTCTTTTCTTGCAGCACCAGAAGAAGGTCGATATTAAAGCGAGCCATATTCTTATCTTTGTGAGTTTCTCCTGTTTGCGGATTTGGCGCTAGACCCATGGCCATGACCGCAGAAGACGCAATCGACATGATCAGAACTGAAAAAGAGGCTTCTAATTTTTCACCCATAAAAAAACCACCTTATAAAACGTGAGTTGTGAAATCCCGCTGTCAAGTTAGATGGGATAGTAGCCCATCAGTTTTTGCAAACGCACTTCAATGGCAGGGTGGGATTTTAAAAATAAATTTTTCTGTTTGAAACCTTCCGGATTCACCATGAACAAATGGCTGGTGCATGGCGGAATTTCCAAAGGATTGGTCTGCGCCAAACCTTCCATGCGCCATAAAACTTCACCCAGTCTTCCGCGGCTTTCCAGAAGTTCTGAGGCCATCAAATCATTCTCAAAAAAAGATTTTTCGCCGACGACGAATTTGATGATCAGCCAACCCAATGGCGAAAGCATGGGCATGAAGAATTGTAAATTGTAGGGCAGAAGATTATCCAGGAATTGCCCTAAGCCGACCACTGAATTGGCGAGAGTGCTGCTGACACCAAAAGCAAAGGTATCCAGGCGACGGATGTGGCAAATCTGATGTGCGACAACGGCCTCAAGCTCTTCGTCGCTTAATTTTTCTAAAAGGCCTGCGGTGAATCCCAAAGAACCGCGCTTCCAAGAGTGACCGACACAAAAGGCGTTGGCGGAAGAGTGAGGCGTGACGTAAATCGAAGGCGTCGGCATCCCCAGTTCCTTCGAGATGTTTTCCACCTTCGTAAGTAAGCCCCAGGCATCCTGACCCTTCAGGCGTTTGGCATTGAGCTTGGCCAGCACGCGACTTTCGCCATAAAAGAAAACGAAGAAGTTCAAAAGCAGTGCGAGCAAAAATCCGATCAGCAGTCCTAGGCGTTCGCCCAATTGGTAACCTGCCACAAGAAGAGCCAAGCTGCTCGTAAGAATGAAGATCCAGACTTTTGTATTGTTGTTAATCATAATAATTTTGTCCCACTTTCTGCTGTCCTTGGCAAGGGTAGAGGAAGCACTGTCCTAGAAAGTCCAAGCTTGCGAACTTAATGGGAAAATTGT encodes:
- a CDS encoding DUF1844 domain-containing protein yields the protein MGEKLEASFSVLIMSIASSAVMAMGLAPNPQTGETHKDKNMARFNIDLLLVLQEKTKGNLTGDETKFLENLISDLQMKYVSI
- a CDS encoding M56 family metallopeptidase, with translation MINNNTKVWIFILTSSLALLVAGYQLGERLGLLIGFLLALLLNFFVFFYGESRVLAKLNAKRLKGQDAWGLLTKVENISKELGMPTPSIYVTPHSSANAFCVGHSWKRGSLGFTAGLLEKLSDEELEAVVAHQICHIRRLDTFAFGVSSTLANSVVGLGQFLDNLLPYNLQFFMPMLSPLGWLIIKFVVGEKSFFENDLMASELLESRGRLGEVLWRMEGLAQTNPLEIPPCTSHLFMVNPEGFKQKNLFLKSHPAIEVRLQKLMGYYPI